A window of the Mucilaginibacter sp. cycad4 genome harbors these coding sequences:
- a CDS encoding gliding motility-associated C-terminal domain-containing protein, with protein MTVTFFAESNYSRASNAASDSDAENGIFLLSSFTSPDNEKIFSATLKTGAKRNVKKVKTGVAAPNIKASAATGVISACVGSPSVSTQQFTVSGSNLTDNITVTAPAGFEISINPAGGFTNMFFMVATGSSVTSRVVYVRSIAAGTPANLSGVVTLTTAGGTTKKVAVKGVVYALPTVDPISDLIFTNGDLTTPINFTGTGNTFYWTNDKPRIGLVASGSDNIAPFTAVNTGSSPLVAHISATSRKANIAYVPDYGSNTVLAVNTITNEIVSTIPVGANPGFVEVSPDGKKVYIANVSGTSLSIINTQTNQARDISIFDNPTALIFSKDGTRAYVAGETGECTVIDVANDAVLTALTFPSGGAGIALSDDGKWIYATNSANGDIRVYDTANNAESINIPARGAHYAATSPDGKKIYFTGSYSNTVYVIDVATNTLSATIDLIADAEGIAISPDGSRIYVTNQSAGTVTVINAANNSVMTALPVGKSPRGIAITPDGKYVYVANADSGTLSVISTSDYTIAATIPCGIFPYAIGNFITPGENTCLSNPTDFKITVNPSPTTITPGTVGGLITTCIGAPSTNFQQFTVSGNNLSGNIKAASPAGLEISFSKTSGFADVLNIAPTGGAVTNKVIYVRAKASGTPANLSGNVVLSTTGAASKNVAVKGVVNDLPTTDAADNPVYNNGDITAAIKFTGTANTYTWTNDKPSIGLAASGTGDIPSFTAINTGIPPVKANITVTPSSDGYLYLAGANNMILVDADENKQTGTINTGGQPIGTAISPDGTLVAITDYTANTVKFINTTTHKVVSTVNNVSTPIGICFTPDGKKVYVANENTFNVTIIDVATATAGPPFHVGVYPYGIAASPDGNTVYVGCTGENAVVAIDTKTYQTTPIKVNFGPTGIAVSPDNSRVYATSAQYNGLLKVIDVATKSVLANIPVGDVSTGICVSPDGKRVYISNTQSNNVMVIDAEINKVIATIPTDNHPFGVSITPDGKYVYVANEGSNSVNIINTATNSITNGINITGQLSKSFGNFFVPGTGCTGTPTKFTITVNGSSVITASAVTGEISACTGSSSINTQQFKVSGSNLSADITVTAPAKFEVSLSETGGFANSVVIAQTGGIVTDQIVYVRSAASATAGNISGDVVLSSVGLTDKKVTVRGLIHSLPAANQISDQGFDNSATTTVIHFTGIATTYTWTNDNPSIGLPGGGSGDIPSFTAVNNSQAVVTATITVVPSDASCEGNPMTFKININPTIPTLTSSPVTGNITACQGSPSASPNIQQFAVEGTNLTGDVQITAPANFEVSFNPNTGYAGTLKLTPIAGKVNSTDIYIRSAATAPVGHLSGNIVLSSAGITDQNIPVSGAVEAQPFVDVLSTQTFTDGDNTMLIHFTGNAVTYTWTNDNPAIGLPSAGSGDIPSFAAVNNGLTVLTANITVIPSSTSCIGNSITFKININPTIPSLTLGTASGSIMACQGLSSVSPDIQQFAVAGTNLNGDVQITAPSNFEVSFNPNTGYASTLILKQTAGKVNSTDIYVRSAFTAPAGHISGNVILSSAGVTDQNVPVSGEVMALPTVDALSAQTFDNGASTTPINFTGTASIYTWTNDNPSIGLPSGGSGDIPAFTAINNGQTVLAATITVVPSDALCTGNSITFKININPTPPSLTVGAISGGITACLGLPSASPDIQQFSVTGSGLGNDVQITAPANFEISLNPGAGYTNTLTLAQIAGKVTSTNIYVRSSASAPVGNNSGIVAISSAGAPGKTVNVSGTINALPMVNPISPLTFNNGSVTTAINFGGSPAAIYTWMNDTQGIGLQAGGTGNIPSFTAINNTTNPITATITVVPSNGSCTGSPVVFKITVNPTLVPVISFAGNLSPLNTTYGSASASGSFSVSGNNLISAVTITPPAGFEVSADGVNFKNTTTIGGSGTLTATTVYIRLAKTTFAGNYVGNIVLNTNGAANSLAMPNSIVTPASMIITADNKTRSLHSENPLLTVTYNGFVNNENELNLVKKPEVVTVATPASAAGGYTISFTSGAESPNYSFTYITGILTVTPSGVVVFNTFTPNGDGMNDTWAIKYIEYYPNCTVNVFNRWGAKVFSSMGYSQQWDGRLSGNPVPTGTYYYVINLKDGSPPKSGWIAIAR; from the coding sequence ATGACTGTTACTTTTTTTGCTGAAAGTAATTATAGCCGGGCAAGTAATGCTGCTTCTGATAGTGATGCAGAAAATGGCATATTTTTACTGTCGTCGTTTACCAGCCCGGACAACGAGAAAATTTTCAGCGCCACCCTTAAAACAGGGGCGAAAAGAAATGTTAAAAAAGTAAAAACGGGTGTTGCTGCGCCTAACATCAAAGCAAGTGCGGCAACAGGTGTAATCTCAGCCTGCGTTGGCTCACCATCTGTAAGTACCCAGCAGTTTACTGTTTCGGGCAGTAACCTGACAGACAATATTACTGTTACCGCCCCGGCAGGTTTTGAGATTTCAATTAACCCCGCCGGCGGTTTTACCAATATGTTTTTTATGGTTGCCACAGGCAGTTCGGTAACCTCAAGGGTAGTGTATGTTCGCTCCATTGCTGCGGGTACACCAGCTAACCTGTCGGGGGTGGTAACACTAACTACCGCGGGAGGAACGACTAAAAAAGTAGCCGTAAAAGGTGTGGTCTACGCGCTGCCGACCGTCGATCCCATATCAGATCTGATTTTTACTAACGGTGATCTTACTACGCCGATAAATTTTACAGGCACCGGCAATACTTTTTACTGGACGAATGATAAGCCGCGAATTGGCCTTGTCGCAAGTGGGAGCGATAACATAGCTCCTTTTACAGCGGTAAATACCGGATCGAGCCCTCTGGTTGCGCATATAAGTGCCACATCCCGGAAGGCTAATATTGCTTATGTTCCTGATTACGGCTCAAACACTGTTTTGGCAGTTAATACGATAACCAATGAAATTGTTAGTACTATACCTGTAGGCGCCAACCCGGGTTTTGTTGAGGTAAGCCCGGATGGGAAAAAGGTTTACATCGCAAACGTTTCGGGCACAAGTCTTTCTATTATCAATACGCAAACCAATCAGGCCAGGGATATATCGATTTTTGACAATCCCACGGCACTAATATTCAGCAAGGATGGAACCAGGGCTTACGTTGCCGGTGAAACTGGTGAATGTACTGTAATAGATGTTGCAAATGATGCTGTATTAACAGCGCTTACATTCCCTTCGGGCGGTGCGGGAATCGCTTTAAGTGACGATGGAAAATGGATTTATGCTACTAACTCCGCCAATGGTGATATCCGGGTTTATGATACGGCTAACAATGCCGAAAGCATTAATATTCCGGCCCGGGGAGCACACTATGCTGCTACAAGCCCGGACGGAAAGAAGATATACTTTACCGGAAGCTATTCCAATACTGTTTACGTAATAGATGTTGCTACCAACACCCTTTCTGCAACCATCGACCTTATAGCTGATGCTGAGGGAATTGCCATAAGCCCCGATGGCAGCCGGATTTATGTTACCAATCAATCTGCCGGGACCGTTACGGTGATCAACGCTGCCAACAACTCGGTAATGACCGCGTTACCTGTCGGGAAATCTCCCAGAGGAATAGCCATTACACCAGACGGAAAATATGTTTATGTTGCCAATGCCGATTCCGGTACATTGTCGGTCATCAGCACATCAGATTACACGATAGCTGCAACCATACCCTGCGGCATATTCCCTTATGCTATAGGCAATTTCATAACCCCGGGCGAAAATACCTGCTTAAGTAATCCAACTGATTTTAAGATCACGGTTAACCCATCGCCTACTACTATTACACCTGGCACTGTTGGCGGTCTTATTACTACATGTATAGGTGCCCCGTCAACAAATTTTCAGCAATTTACCGTATCAGGTAATAATTTATCAGGTAATATAAAGGCTGCATCTCCGGCAGGGTTAGAGATCTCATTCAGCAAAACCAGCGGTTTTGCTGATGTTTTAAATATCGCTCCAACCGGCGGAGCTGTGACCAATAAGGTAATTTATGTTCGCGCTAAAGCATCGGGCACTCCGGCTAACCTTTCGGGCAATGTGGTTTTAAGTACCACCGGTGCTGCAAGCAAGAATGTGGCAGTAAAAGGTGTGGTTAACGACTTGCCCACCACAGATGCTGCCGATAACCCTGTATATAATAACGGCGATATAACAGCTGCCATTAAATTTACCGGCACGGCTAACACCTATACCTGGACCAATGATAAACCATCCATCGGGCTGGCGGCGAGCGGTACCGGTGATATACCATCTTTTACCGCAATAAATACGGGTATCCCACCTGTGAAGGCTAATATCACGGTTACGCCTTCGTCCGACGGATATTTATATCTCGCCGGAGCAAATAATATGATCCTGGTAGATGCTGACGAGAATAAACAAACAGGAACTATAAACACCGGAGGACAACCAATCGGGACTGCAATTAGCCCTGATGGCACCCTGGTTGCCATTACCGATTACACCGCCAACACGGTTAAATTTATTAATACAACCACCCATAAAGTGGTGTCAACTGTTAATAACGTTTCTACACCAATAGGGATCTGTTTTACTCCCGATGGCAAAAAGGTTTATGTAGCCAACGAAAACACCTTTAACGTTACCATTATTGATGTAGCAACAGCCACTGCCGGGCCGCCTTTTCATGTAGGCGTTTACCCTTACGGCATAGCCGCAAGCCCTGATGGCAATACTGTTTACGTTGGCTGCACCGGCGAAAACGCAGTAGTTGCGATTGATACCAAAACATATCAAACCACACCCATCAAGGTAAACTTTGGTCCAACCGGCATTGCTGTGAGCCCGGATAATAGCCGTGTATACGCCACCAGCGCACAATATAATGGCTTACTTAAGGTGATAGACGTGGCAACAAAGTCTGTATTAGCTAACATTCCTGTGGGTGATGTATCTACTGGTATTTGCGTTAGCCCGGATGGTAAAAGGGTGTATATTTCCAATACGCAGAGCAACAACGTAATGGTAATAGATGCCGAAATCAATAAAGTGATCGCTACTATACCTACCGACAATCATCCCTTCGGCGTATCCATAACTCCCGATGGGAAATACGTTTATGTAGCTAATGAAGGCTCAAACAGTGTAAACATTATTAACACAGCCACCAATTCGATAACTAACGGCATCAACATAACCGGGCAGCTGAGTAAAAGCTTTGGGAACTTTTTTGTTCCAGGTACCGGATGTACCGGTACGCCAACTAAATTTACTATAACGGTAAACGGATCTTCGGTTATTACGGCCAGCGCGGTAACGGGTGAAATCTCGGCCTGCACCGGTTCGTCATCAATAAATACACAACAGTTCAAAGTGTCCGGCAGTAATCTATCGGCCGATATCACTGTTACAGCACCTGCTAAATTCGAAGTATCACTTAGCGAAACCGGTGGCTTTGCAAATTCTGTAGTTATTGCGCAGACGGGCGGTATAGTAACAGATCAGATAGTTTATGTCCGTTCGGCGGCGTCAGCTACCGCGGGTAATATTTCGGGCGATGTGGTGCTCAGTTCTGTCGGGTTAACGGATAAAAAAGTTACCGTGAGGGGGCTAATCCACTCTTTGCCCGCCGCCAATCAAATAAGTGATCAAGGTTTTGACAACAGTGCAACAACTACTGTTATACATTTTACGGGCATAGCAACCACCTACACATGGACGAATGATAATCCTTCTATTGGTTTGCCCGGCGGCGGAAGCGGTGATATCCCCTCGTTTACAGCCGTTAATAATAGTCAGGCTGTAGTTACTGCAACTATAACCGTGGTGCCTTCGGATGCTTCATGCGAGGGCAATCCCATGACCTTTAAAATCAATATCAATCCAACTATTCCGACTTTAACAAGTAGCCCCGTAACCGGTAATATTACTGCTTGCCAGGGTTCGCCATCAGCCAGTCCAAATATCCAGCAGTTTGCTGTTGAAGGTACTAATCTAACTGGCGATGTCCAAATAACAGCGCCAGCAAATTTTGAAGTGTCGTTTAATCCAAACACAGGATACGCCGGCACATTAAAACTTACGCCAATCGCGGGAAAAGTTAACAGTACTGACATTTACATCAGATCAGCAGCCACAGCGCCTGTGGGCCATCTGTCGGGTAACATCGTATTATCATCCGCCGGGATTACTGATCAAAATATCCCTGTAAGCGGTGCGGTAGAAGCTCAACCGTTTGTCGATGTACTGTCTACCCAAACTTTTACCGATGGAGATAATACAATGCTAATACATTTTACGGGCAACGCAGTTACATATACATGGACAAATGATAACCCCGCTATCGGCCTGCCTTCTGCCGGTAGCGGTGATATACCATCGTTTGCCGCTGTCAATAACGGATTAACTGTACTTACCGCTAATATTACCGTTATACCATCAAGTACATCATGCATCGGTAATTCTATCACCTTCAAAATTAATATCAACCCAACCATTCCATCGTTAACTCTGGGTACAGCAAGCGGCAGCATAATGGCATGCCAGGGTTTGTCATCTGTCAGTCCTGATATTCAGCAGTTTGCTGTTGCTGGAACTAATCTGAACGGCGATGTTCAAATAACAGCGCCGTCAAACTTTGAAGTGTCATTCAATCCAAATACAGGATATGCAAGTACATTGATCCTTAAACAAACTGCCGGAAAGGTTAATAGTACTGACATTTATGTTAGATCAGCTTTTACAGCGCCTGCGGGCCATATTTCAGGTAACGTTATATTATCCTCTGCCGGGGTTACAGATCAAAACGTACCCGTCAGCGGCGAAGTAATGGCCCTGCCCACCGTCGATGCGCTATCCGCTCAAACTTTTGACAACGGGGCATCTACAACGCCCATAAATTTTACAGGCACGGCAAGCATCTATACGTGGACAAATGATAATCCCTCTATCGGATTACCTTCCGGCGGAAGCGGCGATATACCCGCGTTTACAGCAATCAACAACGGACAAACTGTACTTGCCGCAACCATAACCGTTGTGCCATCGGATGCGTTATGCACCGGTAATTCCATTACCTTTAAAATTAATATCAATCCAACACCGCCTTCTTTAACAGTAGGTGCGATAAGCGGCGGTATAACAGCGTGCCTGGGTTTGCCATCTGCCAGCCCGGATATTCAGCAGTTTTCAGTAACCGGCAGCGGCCTTGGAAACGACGTTCAGATAACAGCACCTGCAAATTTTGAAATTTCGCTTAATCCGGGTGCAGGGTATACCAATACACTTACGCTTGCACAAATAGCCGGAAAAGTTACCAGTACCAATATTTATGTTCGTTCGTCGGCCTCGGCCCCGGTAGGTAATAATTCGGGGATTGTTGCCATATCATCGGCAGGGGCTCCCGGTAAAACGGTTAATGTATCTGGTACAATTAACGCGTTGCCAATGGTCAATCCTATATCGCCATTAACCTTTAACAATGGCTCGGTTACAACAGCCATAAATTTTGGTGGCTCGCCCGCTGCTATCTATACATGGATGAATGATACGCAGGGCATAGGCTTGCAGGCCGGTGGCACGGGTAATATACCCTCATTCACGGCCATTAATAATACAACAAACCCAATTACAGCTACCATAACGGTGGTGCCCTCAAACGGTTCATGCACCGGAAGCCCGGTTGTTTTTAAAATTACCGTTAATCCTACCCTGGTGCCGGTTATCTCATTTGCCGGTAACCTGTCGCCGCTTAATACCACCTATGGTTCAGCATCTGCTTCAGGCAGTTTCAGTGTGTCGGGTAACAACCTTATATCAGCTGTAACTATTACCCCGCCGGCAGGTTTTGAAGTGAGTGCCGATGGTGTCAATTTTAAAAATACGACTACCATAGGAGGCTCCGGTACGCTTACTGCTACCACCGTTTATATCAGACTGGCGAAAACCACCTTCGCCGGCAATTATGTTGGCAATATCGTGCTAAATACCAATGGTGCTGCAAACAGTTTAGCCATGCCAAATAGTATTGTTACCCCTGCCTCAATGATCATCACCGCAGATAATAAAACCCGCAGCTTGCATTCGGAAAATCCTTTGCTCACTGTCACATACAACGGTTTTGTAAATAACGAAAACGAATTGAACCTTGTAAAAAAACCGGAGGTGGTAACGGTGGCTACGCCGGCCTCCGCAGCGGGAGGATATACTATTTCCTTTACAAGTGGCGCGGAATCACCTAATTATAGCTTTACTTATATCACGGGAATACTCACCGTAACACCATCGGGAGTTGTTGTCTTTAATACCTTCACACCCAACGGCGACGGCATGAATGATACATGGGCAATAAAATATATTGAATATTATCCAAATTGTACCGTAAATGTATTCAACCGCTGGGGAGCAAAGGTGTTTTCGTCCATGGGGTATAGCCAGCAGTGGGATGGCCGGTTGAGCGGAAACCCGGTACCTACCGGTACTTACTATTATGTTATTAATCTCAAAGACGGGTCGCCCCCAAAATCTGGCTGGATAGCGATAGCCAGATAA
- a CDS encoding GNAT family N-acetyltransferase: MIEQGSYLKSKIYDLMNLMINDESGLFEVGDLDSYIDKLIEKACIITIMAQDALQGFLAYYANDYENKVGFISMLIIDPSTKRMGYGRRLVEFALKDLTMKGFKKCRTEVNTDNIKAVNICKRLGFTYVGNNDIYMVFEKQL; the protein is encoded by the coding sequence ATGATTGAACAAGGCTCTTACCTGAAATCGAAAATTTATGATTTAATGAACCTGATGATTAACGATGAAAGTGGATTGTTTGAAGTAGGCGATTTGGATAGTTACATTGACAAACTTATTGAAAAAGCCTGTATCATAACTATTATGGCACAGGATGCTTTACAGGGTTTTTTGGCTTATTACGCCAACGACTATGAAAATAAAGTTGGGTTTATTTCCATGCTGATAATTGATCCTTCAACAAAACGGATGGGATATGGCCGAAGGCTTGTTGAATTTGCATTAAAAGATTTAACAATGAAGGGATTTAAAAAATGCCGCACTGAAGTAAATACTGACAATATAAAAGCAGTAAATATTTGTAAAAGGTTAGGCTTTACATATGTGGGTAATAATGACATATACATGGTGTTTGAAAAACAATTATAG
- a CDS encoding VCBS repeat-containing protein: MNNKPDSHHPAKNRKVVIVGSIVLVITVLVVYSIWHISENKQDNAGTDLRTDYPMATLQSIARGKILSQQYCRSCHMLPEPALLNRFKWKNVFPQMGLRMGIKAHRGESYVGTIKGDDLIVPDKPVLNEEQWQDIIDYYMNTAPIALPPQNRPLAIKKELPFFTIVKPPPSFDGKQVLGCYVKIDNSVKPARLFVANGPAKKLYLLSAQLNIIDSVSTTGPVVDILFDHGNAMICTIGNELGANSDKLGAITSLTITATGKMQLASQPVFNKLGRPVQILAADMNGDNKTDYVICEFGSITGELCWMENLGNGAFTRHVISNLPGAIKAYIDYQDKKLPGLYVLFAQGEEGIFHFENKGGGRFDSKEILRFPPIYGSSFFEMVDMNHDGYKDLVYTCGDNGNATLVLKPYHGVYISLNDGKGNYKQQYFYPINGCYKAIAKDFDGDGNIDLATISLFTDAKQPEEGFVYLKNTGNLNFVPYAFPAHTKFERAVTLDAGDLNGDEKPDLLIGNAFFDFGPFRYNVKEPLFYVLKNASK; the protein is encoded by the coding sequence ATGAATAATAAACCTGATAGTCATCACCCGGCAAAAAATCGTAAAGTTGTAATTGTTGGTTCGATTGTTTTGGTCATAACCGTTTTGGTAGTTTATTCAATATGGCATATCTCTGAAAACAAACAGGATAATGCCGGTACTGATCTACGTACCGATTACCCGATGGCAACCCTTCAAAGCATTGCCAGGGGAAAGATCTTATCACAACAATACTGCCGCTCGTGTCATATGCTGCCCGAACCGGCCCTGCTTAACAGGTTTAAGTGGAAAAATGTATTTCCGCAAATGGGTTTACGTATGGGTATTAAAGCTCACCGGGGCGAATCATATGTAGGAACCATTAAAGGCGACGATTTGATAGTACCGGACAAGCCTGTATTAAATGAGGAGCAATGGCAGGATATCATTGATTACTACATGAACACGGCCCCTATAGCATTACCCCCTCAAAACAGGCCTTTGGCTATTAAAAAGGAGCTTCCATTTTTTACCATCGTAAAACCACCGCCATCATTTGACGGTAAACAGGTATTAGGCTGTTATGTAAAAATTGACAATAGTGTTAAACCCGCCCGGCTCTTTGTTGCTAACGGACCGGCAAAAAAGCTTTATCTTTTATCAGCCCAATTAAACATCATCGATTCAGTATCTACAACAGGCCCTGTGGTGGATATACTTTTTGATCATGGCAATGCCATGATCTGTACCATAGGTAACGAACTGGGGGCCAACAGTGATAAACTGGGTGCTATCACTTCGCTTACAATTACAGCTACAGGTAAAATGCAATTAGCATCTCAACCTGTTTTCAATAAGCTTGGCCGCCCTGTTCAAATATTGGCAGCCGATATGAATGGCGATAACAAAACCGACTATGTTATTTGTGAGTTTGGAAGTATAACAGGAGAGCTTTGCTGGATGGAAAATTTGGGCAACGGCGCCTTTACAAGGCACGTAATAAGTAATTTACCCGGAGCTATCAAAGCATATATTGATTATCAGGATAAGAAGCTACCCGGCTTGTATGTACTTTTTGCACAGGGAGAAGAAGGGATTTTTCATTTTGAAAACAAGGGGGGCGGCAGATTTGATTCAAAGGAAATTTTAAGGTTCCCGCCAATTTACGGGTCATCCTTCTTTGAGATGGTTGACATGAACCATGATGGCTATAAAGACCTGGTTTACACCTGCGGCGATAACGGAAACGCAACGCTGGTATTAAAACCATACCATGGTGTTTATATTTCTTTAAACGACGGAAAAGGCAATTATAAACAGCAATATTTTTACCCCATAAACGGCTGCTATAAAGCTATTGCCAAAGATTTTGATGGTGACGGAAATATCGATCTTGCAACGATCAGCCTTTTTACCGATGCAAAGCAGCCGGAAGAGGGCTTTGTATATCTAAAGAACACCGGCAACTTAAACTTTGTACCGTATGCTTTTCCTGCCCATACCAAGTTTGAACGCGCAGTAACTCTTGATGCCGGTGATCTAAATGGAGACGAAAAGCCCGACCTGCTGATCGGGAATGCCTTCTTCGATTTTGGGCCTTTCCGCTATAACGTCAAAGAGCCGCTTTTCTACGTTTTGAAAAACGCTTCGAAGTGA
- a CDS encoding RagB/SusD family nutrient uptake outer membrane protein, which translates to MKQIFIKYRELFLLALLVVSINSCKKDSSLDVTNKSSLSDIAAFSSQSNADLFVNDIYNQLPDVNNDYQLTEQYADNSFCGAAWENGQATVRAGSIGPSNVPTGPGSMWSWEGNYTKIRKCNIFLQVAAANKDKYTADWYKQRVAEVTYLRAYFYSLLFTAYGGVPIITVPLDNRNGTDIFTARGTIDETVAFIEADCDAAAAVLPAKASETGRATKGAALTLKGWVELFAASPLVNTANDAGKWSKAAATNKSVMDMGTYSLFNTSATSYADQFLSANNWNVETIFARGYATGPAKGSHREGYLGPVYVNGVQQSWGNLAPTQGLIDDYSMDNGLPITDAASGYNPQAPYTHREQRFYQSILYDGAAWQGDVIKTRIGGSNQIDLGSSSDITNTGYYARKTLDESITGQTSINLAPSFANYIIFRYAEVLLSYAEAQNEAVGPDASVYDAVNKVRARSALPAVKAGLTKDQMRVYIRRERRIELAFEDKRWFDIRRWLITTGTNGVLTTPEYGMKIEAGGSGLTYTPVKIFTNTFFERQNWMPIPQAEIDKNKKLVQNPGY; encoded by the coding sequence ATGAAACAGATTTTTATAAAATACCGAGAGCTTTTTTTACTTGCTTTGCTTGTTGTAAGTATTAATAGTTGTAAAAAAGATTCTTCTTTAGATGTTACTAATAAATCATCTCTAAGTGATATAGCTGCATTCAGCTCGCAAAGTAATGCAGACCTTTTTGTGAATGACATTTACAATCAATTGCCAGATGTCAATAATGATTATCAACTAACAGAGCAATATGCCGACAATAGTTTTTGCGGGGCAGCCTGGGAAAACGGGCAAGCTACTGTTAGGGCAGGTTCAATTGGGCCAAGTAATGTACCTACCGGCCCCGGCAGTATGTGGTCATGGGAAGGAAACTACACCAAAATACGAAAATGTAATATTTTTCTACAAGTAGCTGCAGCGAACAAAGATAAATATACCGCCGATTGGTATAAGCAACGTGTTGCAGAAGTTACCTATTTAAGGGCTTATTTCTACTCCCTCTTGTTCACAGCTTATGGAGGGGTTCCTATTATTACCGTACCGCTTGATAACCGAAATGGAACCGACATTTTTACCGCCAGGGGTACCATTGATGAAACCGTCGCCTTCATCGAGGCCGATTGCGACGCCGCGGCAGCAGTATTGCCTGCAAAAGCATCAGAAACCGGAAGGGCCACAAAAGGCGCCGCATTAACACTTAAGGGCTGGGTAGAGCTTTTTGCTGCCAGCCCGCTGGTAAACACGGCCAATGACGCAGGAAAATGGAGTAAAGCAGCGGCTACCAACAAATCGGTGATGGATATGGGTACTTATAGCCTGTTCAACACTTCGGCTACTTCTTATGCCGATCAGTTTCTATCTGCAAATAACTGGAATGTTGAAACCATTTTTGCCCGGGGTTATGCAACCGGACCTGCAAAGGGCAGTCACCGGGAAGGTTACCTGGGCCCCGTTTATGTAAACGGTGTTCAGCAGTCATGGGGAAACCTTGCTCCAACACAGGGCCTGATTGATGATTACTCGATGGATAATGGTTTGCCTATAACAGATGCGGCTTCGGGCTATAATCCTCAAGCCCCTTACACACATCGTGAGCAGCGTTTTTATCAATCTATATTATACGATGGTGCAGCATGGCAGGGAGATGTAATAAAAACGCGCATAGGCGGCAGTAACCAGATAGATCTTGGCTCTTCAAGCGATATTACCAATACCGGCTATTACGCCCGTAAAACACTTGATGAAAGCATTACCGGGCAAACCAGTATCAACCTGGCGCCAAGCTTTGCCAATTACATTATTTTCCGCTATGCGGAAGTATTGCTAAGTTATGCAGAAGCGCAAAATGAAGCGGTTGGACCGGATGCATCGGTTTATGACGCGGTTAATAAAGTAAGAGCGAGATCAGCATTGCCTGCTGTAAAAGCCGGCTTAACCAAGGATCAAATGCGTGTATATATTCGTCGCGAACGGCGCATTGAGCTGGCTTTTGAGGATAAGCGATGGTTTGATATCCGCAGATGGCTGATAACAACGGGTACCAACGGTGTGCTCACCACGCCGGAATATGGCATGAAGATCGAAGCCGGCGGGTCAGGGCTAACGTATACCCCGGTTAAGATATTTACCAATACCTTCTTCGAGCGGCAAAACTGGATGCCAATTCCGCAAGCGGAAATTGACAAGAATAAAAAACTGGTACAAAACCCAGGATACTAA